The uncultured Cohaesibacter sp. genome segment CAAGCAAGCGAGAACGCGCTTTCGCAACGACGTCAAGAAACACATCAAGGATATTGCCGAGCGCTATTTCCTTGTTGGCGAGACGCAGGACACGGCCTTCATGTTCGTGCCATCCGAGAGCCTGTTTGCCGATTTGCATGAACAGTTCGAGGATGTGGTCCAACTGGCCCATCGCAGCCGCGTGGTGATTGTCTCCCCTTCCCTGCTGACCCTGTCGATCCAGGTGGTGCAATCAGTGCTAAAGGATGCAAGAATGCGCGAGCAGGCCCATATCATTCAGCGTGAAGTTGCCATGCTGATGGACGATGTTGCCCGGCTGGATGACCGGGTATCGAAGCTGCAAAGCCATTTCGGTCAAACCCAGAAGGATATCGATCAGATCCTCACCTCAACCGGCAAGATTGTCAAACGCGGCAGGCGGATCGAGGATATTGATGTCAGCGAAGCGGAGTTGGCGATCCGTAATGTTGAGGCTGAAGCTAGGGCTGGGGCTGGGGCTGGGGCTGAACCCGATCAGGAAGCAGATGACAAATCAGCCGCGTCTGCGCGCGCCGCTCAACCGCCAGCTTCACCCAATTTGCCGACAAGTGAGACCCAACCGCGCCGCCCCTATGGCATTGCCTCGCCTGACGGGCAAAGGGATGAGAGCCAGACAGACGCGCGAATGGCGTCCCTGTTCGGGATGGACGATCAGTGAGCCTATGTTGGCTCACCCGCGCAAGGGCTGATCAGCGCGTTTGGCAGAGTCATTAAACTGCAATAGCCCTTGCTTATTACTTTTTGCTCCCCCTTCCCTCAATGAAAGGCATTTCATGACCTTGTCGACCCTGCCTGAAGAGTTGCATTTCTTCTCGTCCACGCTCACCAAGACCCCGCTACGCCATATTGGGGTTCGGCACACGGCAGATGGCGTCTTCTTGAAAGAGCCGGGCAACACGGTGGTCTGTCATCTGGCCAAAGACTCTTTCTCCGCCAAAATAGTGCTTGATGCCCGCACTAGGATGCAGTCATTGCCGGAATCCGAAAAGCTGGCCTATACCGACGAGAGCAGCCTGCATATGACCCTGTTTCAGGGCATCATCGAATATCGCCGGGACCTGCCCTATTGGCCGGAAGATCTGCCGCTTGACACACCAATTGATGCAATGACCAAGGCCTATGTCGAGCGGTTTGACGGTTTTGAAGCGCCGGGAACCTTCAAGGTGGAAGTGATTGGCGCGTCACCC includes the following:
- the rmuC gene encoding DNA recombination protein RmuC, which gives rise to MNEIAITIGQHGFTLFDLLLGAIGLVGLMLLWVLVSVLRQTRERDEAMAEARAQRAQVEELTRLQAEMTGRMRTMSEIFSSRQSEMAQALTNRMDGMGHRLTQTVSKSLTDNQKATGDNLRALHERLAVIDKAQGNITELSGRVVELQQILANKQTRGTFGQGRMEAIVEDALPPHAYDFQYTLPNNNRPDCVIHIPNDAAVLVIDAKFPLEGWSAVKDAQNPDEDKQARTRFRNDVKKHIKDIAERYFLVGETQDTAFMFVPSESLFADLHEQFEDVVQLAHRSRVVIVSPSLLTLSIQVVQSVLKDARMREQAHIIQREVAMLMDDVARLDDRVSKLQSHFGQTQKDIDQILTSTGKIVKRGRRIEDIDVSEAELAIRNVEAEARAGAGAGAEPDQEADDKSAASARAAQPPASPNLPTSETQPRRPYGIASPDGQRDESQTDARMASLFGMDDQ
- a CDS encoding DUF1868 domain-containing protein, coding for MTLSTLPEELHFFSSTLTKTPLRHIGVRHTADGVFLKEPGNTVVCHLAKDSFSAKIVLDARTRMQSLPESEKLAYTDESSLHMTLFQGIIEYRRDLPYWPEDLPLDTPIDAMTKAYVERFDGFEAPGTFKVEVIGASPNGLTVAGISEKDRAMMRIWRNQLATLFGYRHPDHESYSFHITFAYLLERFSDEAILTWQKALEEIVEEVREAAPVIELEPPAFCSFEDMNHFEKLVVLK